In the Vitis vinifera cultivar Pinot Noir 40024 chromosome 2, ASM3070453v1 genome, one interval contains:
- the LOC100254675 gene encoding uncharacterized protein At4g10930 isoform X4 has protein sequence MLYQRAHRKCAVAGMPGKSVVSGLGDGNSECLLEDGFSRKLSVSVADAGETALVVSMVEGNQWMEESSEDFLSNLEDCNDWKFESYLISDANCLESPTPSAERDNMQPNLEAQELELSLSRDTSFSLPSNSSVLNDLKTNSANKIVNEPSGFDGLRISSTKLLDGSCSENKPSESESSIGLHLGLSVGSFLSVESTKDRGTDDENTKDTGTDEVVAADVHQQHPSEESPLSADKIIAHANEDMKIAGVKRKHTDYSDGVQTSAGNGKVKAEIGTEVSAKKVRAEGKIQMAPIEKQANGQHVSVDAQKGHSTVEVSTGDELRHNRKRKEVTSDIMSIVQGTDRRPLKGLAEKSDGERENATGLRVKKIMKRASEDKESAVLVQKLRKEIREAVRSKSSIELGTNLFDPKLLTAFRAAIAGPITETTARKLSPSALKVKKSMLQKGKIRENLTKKIYATSKGKRRRAWDRDLEVEFWKHRCMRATKPEKIETLKSVLDLLRTSECIDPEQGSESQTTNPILSRLYLADTSVFPRKDDIKPLAALKASGNPEQNKEHASMEKVSKPALHSPAVKAPETCKIPSKVGFSPYDHKGNKSNASSLKDATAHGKPHPGKRPEGSSIPLSVASKVNSQKEAGVKSDDIKTDKRKWALEVLARKNAAASKNTTQEKQEDNALLKGNYPLLTQLPRDMRPVLAPSQHNKIPASVRQTQLYRLTEHFLRKANLPVIRRTAETELAVADAVNIEREVANRSNSKLVYVNLCSQELLHRSDGSKSSRALESDSDCSKSSRAIESDPLPPAESTDRSEPTTNELSTDPEIEEALRTAGLLSDSPPNSPLQEIKDLNDEDDPSKDNREEGPDNVFEMDSHLELDIYGDFEYDLEDEEYIGATALKASKVQEEGESKMKVVFSTLNSDRSNDVLNLEEHVKVGIAEAPKNSPSSLKHHTDTCIRSSTMEGGTDHSCLPPESFLGEGGKEPSLEECEELYGPDKEPLIQRFPEKATELYGLFHTEALAKNTVPGKNENYGEDQAVKGGENSPNPSQTGENGRKEKSNTDTNKQTDSSSSVHGKVEAYIKEHIRPLCKSGVITVEQYRWAVGKTTEKVMKYHAKAKNANFLIKEGEKVKKLAEQYVEAAQK, from the exons ATGCTTTATCAAAGAGCTCATAGGAa ATGTGCAGTCGCTGGAATGCCAGGAAAATCTGTTGTGTCTGGTTTAGGAGATGGTAATAGTGAATGTTTGCTGGAAGATGGTTTTTCTAGAAAGCTGTCTGTATCTGTTGCTGATGCTGGCGAGACGGCTCTTGTTGTTTCGATGGTcgaaggaaatcaatggatggAAGAATCAAGTGAGGACTTTTTATCAAACCTGGAAGACTGCAATGACTGGAAATTTGAATCTTATTTGATTTCTGATGCTAACTGTTTGGAGTCTCCAACACCATCTGCTGAGAGAGATAACATGCAACCAAACTTGGAAGCACAGGAACTTGAACTTTCTCTATCACGAGACACATCCTTCAGTTTACCTTCTAATTCATCAGTTCTTAATGATTTGAAGACAAACTCTGCCAATAAAATAGTGAATGAACCAAGTGGCTTTGATGGGTTAAGAATTTCTTCAACTAAATTGTTGGATGGATCTTGCTCTGAAAACAAACCATCTGAAAGTGAATCCAGTATAGGGCTTCATCTTGGTTTATCTGTGGGCTCCTTTTTGTCTG TTGAGAGCACGAAAGACAGAGGAACTGATGACGAGAACACAAAAGACACAGGAACTGATGAGGTCGTGGCTGCTGATGTGCACCAGCAACACCCTTCAGAAGAATCTCCATTATCAG CTGACAAGATCATTGCTCATGCTAATGAGGATATGAAAATTGCTGGTGTAAAGAGAAAGCATACAGATTACAG TGATGGTGTCCAAACAAGTGCTGGGAATGGGAAAGTTAAAGCTGAGATTGGAACTGAAGTTTCTGCAAAGAAAGTTAGAGCTGAAGGGAAGATTCAGATGGCTCCTATAGAGAAGCAAGCTAATGGACAACATGTTTCAGTTGATGCCCAAAAAGGTCACAGTACTGTTGAAGTTTCCACAGGAGATGAGTTAAGACATAATCGGAAAAGAAAGGAAGTCACCTCTGATATAATGAGTATAGTTCAGGGGACAGATCGTAGACCTCTGAAGGGGCTTGCTGAAAAATCCgatggagagagagaaaatgctACTGGCTTGAGAGTGAAAAAGATCATGAAGAGAGCTTCTGAGGACAAGGAATCAGCTGTGCTGGTTCAGAagttaagaaaagaaataagagaagCTGTACGAAGCAAATCCTCAATAGAGCTTGGGACAAATCTGTTTGATCCAAAACTTCTCACTGCCTTCAGGGCTGCCATAGCAGGACCCATAACTGAAACCACTGCCAGAAAGTTATCGCCTTCAGCTCTTAAGGTGAAGAAGTCAATGTTGCAGAAGGGAAAAATACGTGAGAATCTGACAAAGAAAATTTATGCAACATCCAAAGGAAAACGTAGGCGAGCATGGGACCGTGACCTTGAAGTCGAATTTTGGAAGCATCGTTGCATGAGAGCTACTAAACCTGAAAAGATTGAGACATTGAAGTCAGTTCTTGACCTCCTAAGAACTTCAGAGTGCATAGATCCAGAGCAAGGGTCTGAATCTCAGACCACAAATCCCATTCTTTCTCGGTTGTATCTGGCAGATACATCTGTTTTCCCACGAAAAGACGATATAAAGCCTTTGGCAGCTCTTAAAGCTAGTGGTAATCCTGAACAAAATAAAGAACATGCTTCAATGGAAAAAGTTTCTAAACCAGCTCTTCATAGTCCTGCTGTCAAAGCTCCAGAAACCTGTAAGATTCCATCAAAGGTTGGTTTTTCCCCCTATGATCATAAAGGGAATAAGAGTAATGCTTCAAGCTTAAAGGATGCTACTGCCCATGGTAAACCACATCCAGGAAAACGCCCAGAAGGGTCATCAATTCCTCTTTCTGTTGCTTCCAAGGTTAATTCCCAAAAGGAGGCAGGTGTTAAATCTGATGATATAAAGACTGATAAAAGGAAATGGGCCCTAGAGGTTCTTGCAAGAAAAAATGCCGCTGCTAGCAAGAATACGACACAGGAAAAACAGGAGGATAATGCCCTGCTTAAAGGAAATTACCCCTTACTA ACTCAACTACCAAGAGATATGAGACCGGTATTGGCACCCAGTCAGCATAATAAAATCCCTGCATCAGTAAGGCAG ACTCAGCTTTACCGCCTGACAGAGCACTTCTTGAGGAAAGCAAATCTCCCTGTCATTCGCAGAACAGCAGAGACAGAGCTAGCTGTTGCAGATGCTGTTAATATTGAAAGGGAGGTTGCCAATAGATCAAACAGCAAGCTAGTATATGTGAATCTATGTTCCCAGGAGCTATTACATCGTTCAGATGGCAGCAAATCTAGTAGAGCCTTGGAATCAGATTCAGATTGCAGCAAATCTAGTAGAGCCATTGAATCAGATCCCTTGCCTCCTGCTGAATCTACCGACAGATCAGAACCAACTACTAATGAACTTTCTACTGATCCTGAGATTGAAGAAGCTCTGAGAACTGCAGGCCTTTTGTCTGATTCCCCTCCCAACAGCCCACTTCAGGAAATTAAAGATCTTAATGATGAAGATGATCCCTCAAAGGACAACAGAGAGGAAGGACCTGATAATGTATTTGAAATGGATTCTCACCTGGAACTGGATATATATGGTGATTTTGAGTATGATTTGGAAGACGAAGAGTATATTGGTGCTACTGCTCTAAAGGCCTCTAAGGTACAGGAAGAAGGGGAGTCAAAAATGAAAGTGGTGTTCTCCACTCTAAACTCTGATAGATCAAACGATGTTCTGAATTTGGAAGAGCATGTGAAAGTGGGAATTGCTGAAGCACCAAAGAATTCTCCTTCCTCGCTCAAGCATCATACTGATACATGCATCAGAAGCTCAACCATGGAGGGTGGAACAGATCATTCATGTCTTCCTCCAGAATCCTTTCTTGGTGAAGGAGGAAAAGAGCCTTCTCttgaagaatgtgaagaattaTACGGCCCAGACAAAGAACCGCTCATACAAAGGTTTCCAGAAAAGGCCACAGAGCTATATGGACTGTTTCATACTGAAGCTTTAGCCAAGAACACGGTTCCTGGAAAGAATGAAAACTATGGAGAAGATCAAGCAGTAAAAGGTGGAGAGAATTCACCCAATCCTTCTCAAACAGGTGAAAACGGCCGGAAGGAGAAATCTAACACTGACACCAATAAGCAGACTGATAGCAGCAGTTCTGTGCATGGGAAG GTGGAAGCCTATATCAAAGAGCACATCAGGCCCTTGTGCAAGAGTGGCGTGATCACAGTTGAGCAATATAGGTGGGCTGTGGGAAAAACAACTGAAAAAGTTATGAAATACCATGCCAAGGCCAAGAATGCTAATTTCCTAATCAAGGAAGGTGAAAAGGTGAAGAAACTTGCAGAGCAATATGTAGAGGCAGCACAGAAGTAA